AAGCGCTGTGGCTCCCTCTTGCTTTGTCCCATCTTGTGCGAGTCGTTTCTCACGATTTAGCTTTCTCTGCAGCACCATATCCTTCCATTTAATACCCTGATGGACAAGTTTATCATGTGTTCTTAATGCAGTCCTCTGACTGAAGTCTTTTTTACAAATTTCACAAGTATACCTGTATCCCATATGAATGCCTTGCTCATGTGTCTTCAAAGTATTGCTATTACGAAAACTTTTGTTGCAATACTTGCACTTGAAAGGCCTTTCATCTGTGTGGCTTCTTAAATGTGATGTCAGCTGACCTTTGCTCTTACACTGCTTATTACAAATCTGACACGGGTAGCGTTCTCCAGTGTGCGCAGTTCTTACGTGATACTTCAATGACGTGACACTAGTGAAACTCGCTTCACACGATTTGCACTTGTGCGGTTTGACTCCTTTATGGATCATTTCGTGTTGATTCAAGTTTGCTCTTGTGAAAAACTCCTTGCCACAGAACTGGCACACAAACGCCAGACCACGTACTCTATCTTTATGCACTTTAAGTTTCTCATTTGATGAAAATGCCAGATTACAATGATCACATTTGAAAGGTTTTTCTCCGGTGTGAATGCGCTCGTGAACTTGAAGTCCGTATTTCCCACCAAACGCTTTCCCACAGAACTGACAAACATGCTGCTTCAAAGTACCCTTATGTTTGCTCTCATGATAGTTCCAGCTTTCGTAATGTCGATAACTTTTATCACAAAAACTACATTtgtaaggtttctctcctgtatgaactCTTAGGTGAACTTCAAGCGACTTTTTTGACTTCATCACTTTTGAGCAATATTGGCATGAAAAATGTTGACTGTCCTTTTCCTGCTGATGGTGGACTTTCCTGTGTCTGTCGAATGAGTGAGAATCTTCAAACACTTCCGAGCACAGTCGACATGTCCATGATCCAGTCACATGACCTATTTCATGGTCATCgcaatcaaatttattttggaATGTCCAGTGACAAAACTTGCATTCGATGGGATATGGGTGGCCTCTTTCATGATAGACTTTTACTTTATTGGAAGACAGCACTCTAGGACAAATTTTACACTTGTGAATTTTGCTACCCtttgaatgttttttatttttttgcttcttATGTTTGTGTCTTGGTGTTGAAGTCTGAGAAGCAAATTTGGATTCATCATACAGTTCATCGCTATCATCTCCCGGTTCCTGTTCTCCATCAGTTtcaccatcaacatcatcatcatcttcgatAGCAGGTAAGCTCTTTTTGGCACCTCGTAGCCGGTAGTTGCCTTTCAATATGTCAAGAGCTTCACCCTGTTCCTTGTCCACTTCACTTTGTCCTGTAGAAGTACGAATTTGGTCAACAATACTTAACAATGCACCACTTGCACCTCctttttgttgttgctgctgctgcatcATCTTCTCTGCATCGCTTTTCAAAACATCTAACACAGACACAACAACAACAGTTTTCTTGTTCTGCTGTCGGAGGATATTTGCTTTGGTTTTGCACCCCGTTTTCTTCTTTCTCATAATCACAGTTTTCCCACCATCAATTGATGATGTAGTGGTTGTGTCTTCTTTCATGTGGTGGGAAACTTCATCTGAAGTTTTGCATGGTTTATCATGATTTTGTACACTTTTCTCGCTAGCAACATCACATGGATCACCTTTTGATGCATCATCTTCAGCATTTGTGACAACCTCATGTGGTGATGACATTTCACTTTGTTGTGATGGTACTATTCCTTTGTGTCTGGATTTATGGAAATGTTGATGATCTTTCAAATCTGATTTATTGTCATATCTCTCATCACAGTACCTGCACGCATATGGAAGAATCCCATGCTCATCCATGGTATGATACTTCCATGATTTGCGATCTTCAAATGCTTGCGAGCAGAACTTGCATTTGAAACTACACCAATTGTTTGTATCTTGAACATTGCTTACCGTAGGCATGGATATTTCATCAGTACTCACAGAACTATTGACTGGTGTAGAAGCTATATTAATACCTCTTGTTTCATGTTGATTACTACACGTCATTTCAGGTTTATCAGGATGGCTTGCTGATATGACGTCACTTGTTGTTTTCGACATGTCACACTGGTTGTATGAAACTGATGAAAGTGACTGTTCCAAAGCAGAACATGTTGTAGCCGGTTGCTCAGAAGCAGCAAACGTTGTGGCAGATTGTTCAGAGGCAGCACATGTTGTGGCAGGTTGTTCTTGATTGCTGTCTTGAATGTTCTCAACCACTTGTAACCTTGTACCATCTGGCAATTGGTTAGTACCTTCTGCGGAGTGTTGAACACTCTTTGCCTCCTGCGGTGCCATCTGTACCCCACCATTTCCTTCATGTACATCTTGACCAGACATCCCATCAAGAGgctgaatattttgcataatGGTTCTGGCCTCCTGTTGTGATTTCCAAACTTGAACATTTTCCACTTGACCAGACACAAGGTGTTGCTGTTGCTGCTGTATATTGTGGCTGTTATCAACAGCAAGTTGTTGCTGTAACAACGCTTCCAACATAACAGGAGCTTGCTGTGGTGCAACATCACACTGCtgtatacttttatgattttcaTATGTACCTCCTGATGAAACAGGTGCAATGGTGGAACCACCAGAAGTCTGGATATTGTGATTACCTAGTACATTAGTAGTAGCTACAATATGATCCATTTTACTGGTTCCCTACTTCTTATGACACCATTATAAAAACAAATGTatttctgatttaaaaaaatcaactcTCATAACAAACCTTATGAATTATAAAAGTTGATATAATGCCAAATTTCTTGCTGGAATAAAGTTGGCTGCTACATCTCTCTTGTTGTTGCATAGATCAGATTTTCTTTTTGTCTCTGTAATGATACCACTTATCTGAAAACAGTAAttcaaaagagaaaaaaagtacAAGTGATATTATGTCTTCAACGCAAAGCAAAAACTTTTGGGCACTTATCAGACAGCacaatttttgctcaaatttacAATAGGATTCTCAAGAGTGTTGTACCTATTCCAGCTTTGATGATACCTCTGTCACTTATTAGAGCAgggacttttggaatttgcagaagagcattaaatagctcttctaaaGCCTTCAAGGAGAGGTATTTAGAGCATAAGGAGAGACTGGTCAAGTACAGAAAGCTAAagatcactctcctatatcagatagGAGCAGAGTGCTAGAGAGTGACTGCttttgctctcctcaaaaggcagtccctgattgAGAGTGTTTTGATAAGACAGGTGGTCTGTTCAATTCCTAGCAACTCAAGGCTGTATACAGGTGCGGATCCAGGGGGGTGGCGCGCCCccccgtaaaaatagcaaaagtaggaaagatggggcgcgcgccccccgtCAAAACGgggaaaggggaaaggagagaaagagaaaaggagaaaaagagaagagaaaagcaagaaaaagagaagagaaaggttacATTGCGCGAAATTGAGTAGACCCGTGCCTAAAAactgcacagtcgggtcgatcgaagGCCTAATAGGCGTGAGGTTATAGGCCtcgcctgtgattattttaggcattgccgGAGTCAATGCTGACATCAATCCATGTATGGTTTAGTAGCTTTTAGTAGGCCTAATTGTGTGTCTCAAGTCTTACAATGTGTCTCAGCatggtcagtggaccagtgtaacatttaaaattttgcaaattgtgttcgggcccttttttttgtttaaagcaatgatataaatagtgtaaaaatggtgcaccaaatagcttcaagTGGGccatcattttgcaaaatttcccccCTCAGACGCCCCTACGTATATATGCGGATATGCgtaaacaactgcccgttttcgcttttattttggacacccgtacactttaggCCTATGTTGTTTGAAGTAATGActtaatgattaggcctacagtgaataatggtccacgaatggcttcgattgggccttcattttcacacatttccgaaCTTTAACTAActaaattttacacaattatagtgtcaaaatcgtccaccaaatggcttcattttgcaaaagggggaacatcccccacaGACACCCCTCATGTATGTATAAATAAGTTGCCTGTTTCTTTATACTTGGACCcggaactttatgtttaaagcaattgaatttatacaatactTGTCCACGAATTTTAAATGAGCTgtcatggtcatttcacacattttctgctcttccaaactcaaattttacacaataattgtgtcaaaatggtcctccaaatgccttcaattaggtcttcattctGCAAAAGTTGCTCACTTCttaggggggcacatccccctcagaccccCCCCTGCTTCGGgtaagcaattgaatttatacaataatattgtaaacttgttcacgaatgggaaatgagccgtcatggtcatttcacaaattttccgctctttcaaactcaaattttacacaataatagtgtcaaaatggtccactaaatggcttcaattaggtcttcattttgcaaaagttgctcACTTCTGagcctcagacacccccctgcatcaagtaagcaattgaatttatacaataatattgtaaatttGTTCACGAATGGGAAATGAGCCGTCGTGGCCATTTTAccaattttccgctctttcaaactctaATTttgcacaataatagtgtcaaaatggtccaccaaat
Above is a window of Amphiura filiformis chromosome 7, Afil_fr2py, whole genome shotgun sequence DNA encoding:
- the LOC140156720 gene encoding uncharacterized protein, whose protein sequence is MPTVSNVQDTNNWCSFKCKFCSQAFEDRKSWKYHTMDEHGILPYACRYCDERYDNKSDLKDHQHFHKSRHKGIVPSQQSEMSSPHEVVTNAEDDASKGDPCDVASEKSVQNHDKPCKTSDEVSHHMKEDTTTTSSIDGGKTVIMRKKKTGCKTKANILRQQNKKTVVVVSVLDVLKSDAEKMMQQQQQQKGGASGALLSIVDQIRTSTGQSEVDKEQGEALDILKGNYRLRGAKKSLPAIEDDDDVDGETDGEQEPGDDSDELYDESKFASQTSTPRHKHKKQKNKKHSKGSKIHKCKICPRVLSSNKVKVYHERGHPYPIECKFCHWTFQNKFDCDDHEIGHVTGSWTCRLCSEVFEDSHSFDRHRKVHHQQEKDSQHFSCQYCSKVMKSKKSLEVHLRVHTGEKPYKCSFCDKSYRHYESWNYHESKHKGTLKQHVCQFCGKAFGGKYGLQVHERIHTGEKPFKCDHCNLAFSSNEKLKVHKDRVRGLAFVCQFCGKEFFTRANLNQHEMIHKGVKPHKCKSCEASFTSVTSLKYHVRTAHTGERYPCQICNKQCKSKGQLTSHLRSHTDERPFKCKYCNKSFRNSNTLKTHEQGIHMGYRYTCEICKKDFSQRTALRTHDKLVHQGIKWKDMVLQRKLNREKRLAQDGTKQEGATALDVKFELTSPQIPTTEHNMLEPQSGHEAVMHDAGKHINKQPVKLYQPRMMYPVHLEQQPDHSHQTDPGMDTHMSSRPSSHPNLTIPTSLPPIPVSVSVSTDPNCVDVAYQLATLASNARHLLHMRQGHPDEGALQVHVPGVAPSDSGVVDVVFPSDSAGIMYQTL